One region of Streptomyces sp. CG4 genomic DNA includes:
- the tal gene encoding transaldolase, producing the protein MTDALKRLSEEGVAIWLDDLSRKRITSGNLAELIDQQHVVGVTTNPTIFQKAISGGDGYQQQVTDLAARKVTVEEAIRMITTADVRDAADILRPVFDATGGQDGRVSIEVDPRLAHNTAATVAEAKQLAWLVDRPNTLIKIPATKAGLPAITEVIGLGISVNVTLIFSLERYREVMAAYLAGLEKAKERGLDLSLIRSVASFFVSRVDTEIDKRLNDLGTDEAKALRGKAAVANARLAYQAYEEVFASDRWSALENAGANRQRPLWASTGVKDPAYPDTLYVTELVAPNTVNTMPEATLEATDDHGEVTGNTIAGTYEQARAEIDAIEELGISYDDVVQVLEDEGVEKFEASWNDLLKSTQAELERLAPSEG; encoded by the coding sequence ATGACAGACGCACTCAAGCGCCTCTCCGAAGAAGGCGTCGCGATCTGGCTGGACGACCTGTCGCGCAAGCGGATCACGTCCGGCAACCTCGCCGAGCTGATCGACCAGCAGCACGTCGTGGGCGTCACCACCAACCCGACGATCTTCCAGAAGGCGATCAGCGGCGGCGACGGCTACCAGCAGCAGGTCACGGACCTCGCCGCCCGCAAGGTCACCGTCGAAGAGGCCATCCGCATGATCACCACGGCGGACGTCCGCGACGCCGCCGACATCCTGCGCCCCGTCTTCGACGCCACCGGCGGCCAGGACGGCCGGGTCTCCATCGAGGTCGACCCGCGCCTCGCGCACAACACGGCGGCCACCGTCGCCGAGGCCAAGCAGCTGGCCTGGCTGGTCGACCGGCCCAACACCCTGATCAAGATCCCGGCCACCAAGGCGGGGCTGCCGGCGATCACCGAGGTCATCGGCCTCGGCATCAGCGTCAACGTCACGCTGATCTTCTCCCTGGAGCGCTACCGCGAGGTCATGGCCGCCTACCTGGCCGGCCTGGAGAAGGCGAAGGAGCGCGGCCTGGACCTGTCGCTCATCCGCTCCGTGGCGTCCTTCTTCGTGTCCCGCGTGGACACCGAGATCGACAAGCGCCTGAACGACCTCGGCACCGACGAGGCCAAGGCGCTGCGCGGCAAGGCCGCCGTCGCCAACGCGCGCCTCGCCTACCAGGCGTACGAGGAGGTGTTCGCCTCGGACCGCTGGAGCGCCCTGGAGAACGCGGGCGCCAACAGGCAGCGTCCGCTGTGGGCGTCGACCGGTGTGAAGGACCCGGCGTACCCGGACACGCTGTACGTCACCGAGCTGGTCGCGCCGAACACGGTCAACACCATGCCGGAGGCCACGCTGGAGGCCACCGACGACCACGGCGAGGTCACCGGCAACACCATCGCCGGCACCTACGAGCAGGCCCGCGCCGAGATCGACGCGATCGAGGAGCTCGGCATCTCGTACGACGACGTGGTGCAGGTGCTGGAGGACGAGGGCGTCGAGAAGTTCGAGGCGTCCTGGAACGACCTGCTGAAGTCCACCCAGGCGGAGCTCGAGCGCCTCGCTCCTTCGGAGGGCTGA
- the tkt gene encoding transketolase translates to MSTKPTTTDLEWTDLDQRAVDTARVLAADAVQKVGNGHPGTAMSLAPAAYTLFQKVMRHDPADPEWVGRDRFVLSAGHSSLTLYTQLYLAGFGLELADLESFRTWGSKTPGHPEYGHTKGVETTTGPLGQGVANAVGMAMAARYERGLFDPDAPQGESPFDHFVYCIAGDGCLQEGISAEASSLAGHQKLGNLILLWDDNHISIEGDTETAVSEDTVKRYEAYGWHVQRVEAQDNGDLDPAAIYDAVQKAKAVTDRPSFIAMRSIIAWPAPSAQNTEAAHGSALGEDEVAATKRVLGFDPEQHFAVEDEVITHTRKALERGAQAKAEWEKSLQLWRDDNPERAAEFDRISKGELPTGWEEKIPVFEPGKGVATRAASGKVLQALGAVVPELWGGSADLAGSNNTTIDKESSFLPEGNPLPEANPYGRTIHFGIREHSMGAEMNGITLHGNTRVYGGTFLVFSDYMRNAVRLSALMHLPVTYVWTHDSIGLGEDGPTHQPVEHLASLRAIPGLNVVRPADANETAIAWREILGRYTKEFGKGAPHGLALTRQGVPTYEPNEDAARGGYVLFEAEGGEPQVILIATGSEVHVAVEAREQLQAEGVATRVVSMPSVEWFEEQDQAYKDSVLPPSVRARVAVEAGIGLTWYRYVGDAGRIVSLEHFGASADGKVLFREFGFTAENVADKARESLAAAQR, encoded by the coding sequence GTGAGCACCAAGCCGACCACCACAGACCTTGAGTGGACCGACCTGGACCAGCGGGCCGTGGACACCGCCCGTGTCCTGGCCGCCGACGCCGTACAGAAGGTCGGCAACGGCCATCCCGGTACGGCGATGAGCCTGGCGCCGGCCGCCTACACCCTCTTCCAGAAGGTGATGCGGCACGACCCGGCCGACCCGGAGTGGGTGGGGCGCGACCGCTTCGTGCTGTCCGCCGGCCACTCGTCCCTGACCCTCTACACCCAGCTCTACCTGGCCGGCTTCGGCCTGGAGCTGGCGGACCTGGAGTCCTTCCGCACCTGGGGCTCGAAGACCCCGGGCCACCCGGAGTACGGGCACACCAAGGGCGTCGAGACCACCACCGGCCCGCTCGGCCAGGGTGTCGCCAACGCGGTGGGCATGGCGATGGCCGCCCGCTACGAGCGCGGCCTGTTCGACCCGGACGCGCCGCAGGGCGAGTCCCCCTTCGACCACTTCGTCTACTGCATCGCCGGTGACGGCTGCCTCCAGGAGGGCATCTCCGCCGAGGCCTCCTCGCTCGCGGGCCACCAGAAGCTCGGCAACCTGATCCTGCTGTGGGACGACAACCACATCTCGATCGAGGGCGACACCGAGACGGCCGTGTCCGAGGACACCGTCAAGCGCTACGAGGCCTACGGCTGGCATGTGCAGCGCGTCGAGGCCCAGGACAACGGCGACCTGGACCCGGCCGCCATCTACGACGCCGTCCAGAAGGCCAAGGCGGTCACGGACCGGCCGTCCTTCATCGCGATGCGCTCGATCATCGCCTGGCCGGCCCCGAGCGCCCAGAACACCGAGGCCGCGCACGGCTCGGCGCTGGGCGAGGACGAGGTCGCGGCCACCAAGCGCGTCCTCGGCTTCGACCCCGAGCAGCACTTCGCCGTCGAGGACGAGGTCATCACCCACACCCGCAAGGCCCTGGAGCGCGGCGCGCAGGCGAAGGCCGAGTGGGAGAAGTCCCTGCAGCTGTGGCGGGACGACAACCCGGAGCGGGCCGCCGAGTTCGACCGGATCAGCAAGGGCGAGCTGCCCACCGGCTGGGAGGAGAAGATCCCGGTCTTCGAGCCGGGCAAGGGCGTCGCCACGCGTGCCGCCTCCGGCAAGGTGCTGCAGGCGCTCGGCGCGGTGGTCCCCGAGCTGTGGGGCGGCTCCGCCGACCTCGCCGGCTCGAACAACACGACCATCGACAAGGAGAGCTCCTTCCTGCCCGAGGGCAACCCGCTGCCCGAGGCCAACCCGTACGGCCGTACGATCCACTTCGGCATCCGCGAGCACTCCATGGGTGCCGAGATGAACGGCATCACGCTGCACGGCAACACCCGTGTGTACGGCGGCACGTTCCTCGTCTTCTCCGACTACATGCGCAACGCGGTGCGCCTGTCGGCCCTGATGCACCTGCCGGTGACGTACGTGTGGACGCACGACTCCATCGGTCTCGGCGAGGACGGCCCCACCCACCAGCCGGTCGAGCACCTGGCCTCGCTGCGCGCGATCCCCGGTCTGAACGTCGTCCGCCCGGCGGACGCCAACGAGACGGCGATCGCCTGGCGCGAGATCCTGGGCCGCTACACCAAGGAGTTCGGCAAGGGCGCACCGCACGGCCTCGCGCTCACCCGCCAGGGCGTGCCGACGTACGAGCCCAACGAGGACGCGGCGCGCGGCGGTTACGTGCTGTTCGAGGCCGAGGGCGGCGAGCCGCAGGTGATCCTGATCGCCACCGGTTCCGAGGTGCACGTGGCCGTCGAGGCGCGTGAGCAGCTGCAGGCCGAGGGCGTTGCCACGCGTGTCGTGTCGATGCCGTCCGTCGAGTGGTTCGAGGAGCAGGACCAGGCGTACAAGGACTCCGTGCTCCCGCCGTCCGTCAGGGCCCGCGTGGCCGTGGAGGCGGGCATCGGGCTGACCTGGTACCGCTACGTCGGGGACGCCGGCCGCATCGTTTCCCTGGAGCACTTCGGTGCTTCCGCCGACGGCAAGGTGCTCTTCCGCGAGTTCGGCTTCACTGCCGAGAATGTGGCCGACAAGGCCCGGGAATCCCTCGCCGCCGCCCAGCGCTGA
- a CDS encoding heme o synthase yields the protein MSLSGVCVTAVESRPAGVLGGASQGPVHRPFGARVKAFVALTKPRIIELLLITTVPVMFLAQQGVPDLKLVLLTCVGGYLSAGGANALNMYIDRDIDALMDRTSQRPLVTGMVSPRECLAFGITLAVVSTLLFGLTVNWLSAWLSLGALLFYVVVYTMILKRRTSQNIVWGGIAGCLPVLIGWSSVTNSMSWAPVILFLVMFFWTPPHYWPLSMKVKEDYARVGVPMLPVIASNKVVARQIVIYSWVMVLVSLLLTPLGYTGWFYTVVALAAGGFWLWEAHGLQNRAKAEVTGVKLKEMRLFHWSITYVSILFVAVAVDPFLR from the coding sequence ATGTCTCTGTCAGGGGTGTGCGTGACGGCCGTCGAATCACGTCCAGCGGGCGTGCTGGGTGGTGCGAGCCAGGGCCCGGTTCACCGGCCGTTCGGGGCTCGTGTCAAGGCGTTCGTGGCGCTGACCAAGCCGCGGATCATCGAGCTGCTGCTCATCACCACCGTTCCGGTGATGTTCCTGGCGCAGCAGGGTGTGCCCGATCTGAAGCTGGTCCTGCTGACCTGTGTCGGCGGCTACCTCTCGGCGGGCGGCGCCAACGCGCTGAACATGTACATCGACCGGGACATCGACGCCCTGATGGACCGCACCTCGCAGCGGCCGCTGGTGACCGGCATGGTCAGCCCGCGCGAGTGCCTGGCCTTCGGCATCACCCTCGCGGTCGTCTCGACGCTGCTCTTCGGTCTCACCGTCAACTGGCTGAGCGCCTGGCTCTCGCTCGGCGCGCTCCTCTTCTATGTCGTCGTCTACACGATGATCCTCAAGCGGCGTACGTCGCAGAACATCGTGTGGGGCGGCATCGCCGGCTGTCTGCCGGTGCTGATCGGCTGGTCCTCCGTCACGAACTCGATGTCCTGGGCGCCGGTCATCCTCTTCCTCGTCATGTTCTTCTGGACGCCGCCGCACTACTGGCCGCTGTCCATGAAGGTCAAGGAGGACTACGCGCGCGTGGGCGTGCCGATGCTCCCGGTCATCGCGTCCAACAAGGTCGTCGCCCGGCAGATCGTCATCTACAGCTGGGTGATGGTCCTGGTCTCGCTGCTCCTCACCCCGCTCGGCTACACCGGCTGGTTCTACACGGTGGTCGCCCTCGCGGCCGGCGGCTTCTGGCTCTGGGAGGCGCACGGCCTGCAGAACCGGGCGAAGGCCGAGGTGACCGGCGTGAAGCTGAAGGAGATGCGGCTCTTCCACTGGTCGATCACGTACGTGTCGATCCTCTTCGTCGCGGTCGCGGTGGACCCGTTCCTGCGCTGA